The Dendropsophus ebraccatus isolate aDenEbr1 chromosome 10, aDenEbr1.pat, whole genome shotgun sequence genome has a segment encoding these proteins:
- the LGALS4 gene encoding galectin-4, translating to MAFVAAAGYQPVYNPSVPFKQPIFGGLRPGMSVHIQGMVPHHVNRFHVNFLCGQHNGADIAFHFNPRWDGKDKVVFNSFQSGSWGHEEKKKDKFPFHKGGHFELAFFANLGGFQVNINGSHFYDYSHRIPLERVDCVQVEGDVTIRSLSIVGGGGGGPMVTPSFPSAGVMPLPGFPNMSLPVMGGPNFNPPVPFRANIPGGVSPKRTFIIRGFMPMGSQRFHINFKTGTGEIAFHFNVRLNEFTVVRNSYLGGSWGPEERQMADNPFMAGQYFDISIRCGNGRYKVFVNGQPFCEYFHRFQMLNMIDTLEVEGDVQLSLVQF from the exons ATGGCGTTTGTTGCAGCTGCAGGATACCAGCCGGTTTACAACCCG tctgttcctttcAAGCAACCAATTTTTGGCGGTCTTCGGCCTGGTATGTCGGTTCACATTCAGGGCATGGTCCCTCATCATGTTAACAG GTTTCATGTGAACTTTCTATGTGGTCAGCATAATGGAGCAGATATTGCCTTCCACTTCAATCCCCGCTGGGATGGGAAGGACAAGGTGGTGTTTAACAGCTTCCAATCTGGGTCATGGGGACATGAGGAAAAAAAGAAGGATAAGTTCCCCTTTCACAAAGGTGGCCACTTTGAATTGGCATTTTTTGCCAATCTTGGAGGCTTCCAG GTCAATATAAATGGTTCCCACTTCTATGATTACAGTCACAGAATTCCTCTGGAGAGGGTGGACTGTGTTCAGGTGGAAGGAGATGTGACCATCAGATCTTTGAGCATtgttggaggaggaggtggg GGCCCAATGGTGACTCCTTCCTTCCCATCGGCTGGG GTGATGCCATTGCCCGGGTTTCCAAACATGAGCCTGCCG GTGATGGGAGGACCTAACTTTAACCCG CCTGTTCCTTTCCGGGCCAACATACCTGGAGGAGTGTCACCTAAGAGGACCTTTATTATTAGAGGGTTCATGCCAATGGGAAGCCAAAG GTTCCATATTAATTTCAAGACAGGAACAGGTGAAATAGCGTTTCACTTCAATGTCCGTCTGAATGAGTTTACAGTGGTGCGGAACAGCTACCTTGGCGGCTCCTGGGGTCCagaggagaggcagatggcagacaacccctttatggcCGGGCAGTATTTTGAT ATTTCCATCCGCTGCGGCAATGGCCGATACAAGGTGTTTGTGAATGGACAACCCTTCTGTGAATATTTCCACCGCTTCCAAATGCTCAATATGATTGACACCTTGGAGGTtgaaggagatgtgcagctgtcactTGTACAGTTTTAA
- the LOC138766019 gene encoding serine-rich adhesin for platelets-like produces MREEDVIFISSPCLPHPSPPSSSDLSDFPSFPVINYNSSHDSASTVTNSDFSSVPPLISSSMAPQDCSSSSEPASSSLASLNCSTQTEYFPSAYCQNSSVRSQEACSPLPPEDHSSIHDYTPSTLIPTYSSKFQMEYSPSPLLNGASTFLTSTHSLTSANNSSTSQPASSPSSKSPVNCSCQPEYLSTSCQNSMSISQTTYSYRSFQNCKSISEQTQSDCSSLPQMNGAFTSRTDDHSLSHVDYSSAYIIFPNKDPRDFSPVSSSSTLNYKPVNQHAKTTQECQVKAQSDECSLVSSIFPVDIPCICTYELPNDFSSGISSPHLNEHECSNTLQSQNYFDLSSNMASINGTTTPHVNATTHPCSKCTSTDHHHNQNTDFDPLTPWSTQSFYSPKIAETDVVSTNDELSVGHSLVNGSYLPSKSPHSFSIPNSVDPFSSFDTSPVQDSTCPNSADDTVFTSTHEKHPIMFPSCLHASPYTVIPKHTPFSEEENQVQECEVWEASLENKVRMDQDRQLCERFLDSLSRFEDWLQIAQITTSQGNRYKTLHQEAKLALRKYEVLLTEMREKLLDLESLNRQYWRLTQTPQQTLLPSVLRSRMQEVNTLWNSLQGETETLHRTFKSRVQQREQFETDQDDMKLCLTEMDLELSNVEYIYGGNSAEKIQQLKAFQEDVWSNMKKVEGLLERGDQLIDNSDPRDAADLEVEMTELGSYCQQIYIRLSRLQKRLVSTKLVFEDDFLDSAIEHLSSGSSDVFLDLDIEDRETSSPVNVPVTSTALPVDLEWDPLGDVGRSSSHDGQESFYTATSAPWKRLQRSDGSQSSLSSCSGITYSNMTRHEGNETLGDIYTNRSSPSNTCHLEWDQEQIHGRGLVGSALVQHSSPLETGKEQDITRSSVSLAIDEPDAEHKHNIHFALTRYYGKAADPDEEIDNQSQPNRSGQRRRQRRKKRRVRNQDTKGNGKPDVSILMENGDDLHKSSYRPPCSPCLWMRRLAFASVLLLVLVTSLLIPWGPQTCPSRRFSWSVMLTYVNGPPPT; encoded by the exons ATGAGAGAAGAAGACGTCATCTTCATAAGCAGTCCCTGTCTTCCCCATCCCAGTCCCCCCTCATCTTCAGATCTATCAGATTTTCCTTCTTTCCCTGTAATAAATTACAATTCTTCTCATGACAGCGCTTCTACTGTAACCAACTCTGACTTCTCATCTGTGCCACCCCTAATCTCTTCCTCTATGGCTCCCCAGGACTGCTCCTCTTCATCAGAacctgcatcctcctctctggcgtCACTGAACTGCTCCACCCAAACTGAGTATTTTCCCTCTGCATATTGTCAGAACTCTTCTGTGAGATCCCAAGAAGCTTGTTCCCCTTTACCACCTGAGGACCACTCGTCCATACATGACTATACCCCCTCGACATTGATTCCAACGTACAGTTCTAAATTCCAGATGGAATATTCTCCTTCACCTCTTTTGAATGGTGCCTCCACATTTCTTACTTCCACCCACTCTTTAACTTCAGCCAATAATTCTTCTACATCACAACCTGCCTCCTCGCCCTCTTCTAAGTCTCCTGTAAACTGCTCCTGCCAACCTGAATACTTGTCTACATCATGTCAGAACTCTATGTCCATATCCCAAACAACATATTCTTATCGATCATTTCAGAACTGTAAATCCATATCTGAACAGACCCAATCTGACTGTTCCTCTTTGCCACAGATGAATGGCGCCTTCACCTCTAGAACTGATGACCACTCTCTATCCCATGTAGACTATTCCTCTGCCTACATTATTTTCCCAAATAAAGACCCCAGAGATTTCTCTCCTGTGTCCTCTTCGTCGACACTCAACTACAAGCCAGTCAACCAACATGCCAAAACTACCCAGGAATGCCAAGTTAAAGCCCAATCTGATGAATGTTCCTTGGTGTCCTCCATCTTCCCTGTCGATATTCCCTGTATCTGCACCTATGAGTTACCCAACGACTTCTCATCCGGGATTTCTTCACCTCACCTCAATGAACATGAATGCTCAAACACTTTGCAGTCACAGAACTATTTCGATCTGTCAAGCAACATGGCTTCCATTAATGGCACCACTACCCCTCATGTGAATGCTACAACCCATCCATGTAGCAAATGTACTTCTACTGATCATCATCATAATCAAAATACAGACTTTGACCCTCTCACGCCATGGTCTACCCAGAGCTTCTACTCTCCAAAAATTGCTGAGACTGATGTGGTTTCCACCAATGATGAGTTATCAGTTGGCCATTCACTTGTCAATGGTAGTTATTTGCCTAGCAAATCCCCCCACAGCTTTTCTATTCCCAACTCTGTTGACCCCTTTTCTTCTTTTGACACTTCTCCTGTCCAAGATTCTACTTGCCCCAACTCTGCAGATGACACTGTGTTCACCAGTACACATGAAAAACATCCCATAATGTTCCCCAGCTGTCTTCATGCCTCCCCTTATACAGTAATACCCAAGCATACTCCTTTTTCTGAAGAAGAGAACCAAGTCCAGGAATGTGAAGTATGGGAGGCATCACTGGAAAATAAGGTTCG CATGGATCAGGACAGACAACTATGTGAACGCTTCCTGGACTCCCTCTCTCGTTTTGAGGATTGGCTACAGATTGCTCAGATAACCACTTCTCAAGGAAACCGATACAAGACACTACACCAAGAAGCTAAGCTGGCTCTGAGGAAGTATGAG GTCCTGCTTACAGAAATGCGAGAGAAATTATTAGATCTGGAGTCTCTAAACAGACAGTACTGGAGACTCACCCAGACTCCTCAGCAGACGCTGCTTCCCAGTGTCCTCCGGAGTAGGATGCAGGAGGTCAACACCTTATGGAACAGTCTACAAGGGGAGACAGAAACCTTACACAGGACATTTAAG TCTAGAGTCCAGCAGAGGGAACAATTTGAAACTGACCAGGACGACATGAAACTGTGCTTGACGGAGATGGACCTGGAATTATCCAATGTAGAGTACATCTATGGGGGCAACTCCGCAGAGAAAATTCAACAACTAAAG GCTTTCCAGGAGGATGTTTGGAGCAACATGAAGAAGGTGGAGGGTCTTCTGGAGCGAGGAGACCAGTTGATAGATAACAGTGATCCCCGGGATGCTGCAGATCTAGAGGTGGAGATGACAGAACTAGGCTCATACTGCCAGCAGATCTACATTCGTCTCTCACGCTTACAAAAGAGACTTGTGAGCACCAAACTG GTATTTGAGGATGACTTCCTAGATAGTGCCATAGAACATCTGTCATCTGGGTCTTCAGATGTATTTTTAGACCTAGACATTGAAGATAGAGAAACCTCCAGCCCAGTAAATGTTCCTGTGACCAGTACAGCATTGCCAGTTGACCTGGAGTGGGACCCATTAGGCGATGTTGGAAGATCTAGTTCTCATGATGGACAAGAGTCTTTCTACACAGCTACCTCTG CACCCTGGAAGCGTCTCCAGAGAAGTGATGGATCTCAGAGCAGTCTCAGTTCGTGTTCTGGAATTACTTATTCTAATATGACAAGACATGAAGGCAATGAAACGTTGGGAGATATTTATACCAACCGTTCTTCACCTAGTAACACTTGTCATTTAGAGTGGGACCAAGAGCAGATTCATGGCCGAGGACTGGTGGGAAGTGCATTG GTGCAGCACAGCTCTCCACTGGAGACGGGCAAGGAACAAGACATTACCCGCTCATCAG TCTCTCTTGCCATAGATGAGCCCGACGCTGAACACAAGCACAACATTCACTTTGCTTTAACCCGATACTACGGGAAAGCTGCTGATCCAGATGAAGAGATTGACAACCAGTCACAACCCAACCGCTCTGGACAGAGGAGACGTCAGAGAAGGAAGAAGCGAAGGGTGCGGAATCAG GATACAAAGGGGAATGGAAAGCCAGATGTGTCGATTCTTATGGAGAACGg GGATGACCTGCACAAATCCTCCTACAGACCTCCATGTTCTCCTTGCCTCTGGATGAGACGCCTGGCCTTTGCCTCGGTTTTGCTCCTGGTCCTGGTTACCTCTCTTCTCATTCCATGGGGTCCTCAAACCTGCCCATCCAGACGCTTCTCTTGGTCTGTGATGCTCACTTATGTGAATGGACCTCCACCGACGTAA